From Butyricimonas paravirosa, one genomic window encodes:
- a CDS encoding DUF4121 family protein, with amino-acid sequence MLQATKNKYTVETLKPLNILYDHEHRLTQQDVDMANGYVELIERTRSEKIPQVGDRLIYVDRYGKYYGNALIEKRKNTDGLISICEIPYIPFIWEEYDGIGLSVSGGSFHHIDPLQLKFVRWTEGIFQDWGNCGACANGAVAFTAKVPLWSYSEPDPLYGDFTTETWRQYYLTKNTGPDARNLYQGFDKAFRTEEDFLQFLKDYEGTVFKGNQENHIVLWCFRHENRFLPQHEWDKIDVQAVERRLNFYPEQVKLVKDMDSHITYCYRIKPEIDNL; translated from the coding sequence ATGTTACAGGCAACAAAGAACAAGTACACGGTGGAAACACTCAAACCACTGAACATTCTGTACGATCATGAACACCGGCTGACACAGCAGGACGTGGATATGGCCAACGGTTATGTGGAACTGATAGAAAGGACACGCTCTGAAAAGATTCCACAGGTCGGTGACAGACTCATCTATGTGGACAGATACGGGAAATATTACGGCAACGCCCTCATCGAGAAACGCAAAAATACGGACGGACTGATTTCCATCTGTGAAATCCCCTATATCCCTTTCATATGGGAAGAGTATGACGGTATCGGTTTAAGTGTCAGCGGAGGATCCTTCCACCATATTGACCCCCTCCAGTTGAAGTTCGTCAGATGGACGGAAGGGATATTCCAAGACTGGGGCAACTGCGGTGCGTGCGCCAACGGTGCCGTCGCATTCACGGCAAAAGTGCCGTTATGGTCCTATTCCGAACCTGACCCTCTCTACGGCGATTTCACCACTGAGACATGGAGACAGTATTATCTGACAAAAAACACGGGTCCGGACGCACGTAACCTGTACCAAGGCTTCGACAAGGCTTTCAGGACCGAAGAGGACTTCCTACAGTTCCTGAAGGACTATGAAGGGACCGTGTTCAAGGGCAACCAGGAAAACCATATCGTTCTCTGGTGTTTCCGTCATGAGAACCGGTTCCTGCCGCAGCACGAGTGGGACAAAATAGATGTCCAGGCCGTGGAACGGCGTCTCAACTTTTATCCCGAACAGGTCAAGCTGGTCAAGGACATGGACAGCCACATCACCTACTGTTACCGTATCAAACCCGAAATTGACAATCTCTAA